GATCAACCTCCGCATAAATTCTCATTCTATACATTTCCCGTTTTTAGTTTGATCATTACAATGACGCCCTTCGATTGTCAAGATTTTTCACGCTGGGGAGAATCCTGGAAAGAAGAAGCAAAAGAGCACGGATGAAAAACATAGAGGCAATAACCGCAGCTTTTCAGGAAGAAACCTTTAAGGGGCAGAAGGTAATTTTTTTAAAGAAGAAGCGACAATTCGTTGCAAAAGTTCGCTGCTCTTTTGTCCCTTTTTACCTTCCATCGCACCCTGGGCAAACCAGAGTATATTGCCGGTGTCCGGAGCCACCATTTTGATATTCAACCGGTAAGAATCCCGGAACCGGCTGAACTCTAAAACGCTGCACAAGACAATTCCCTGGACCTTGAGCATCTTTCCAATTTTACTCAAGGTCGGCGGGTCCAGAAATTCTTCCTTCAGCAATCCTTCTTTTTTCAGCATCTGGCGCGTCGTAGACCCTTCTTTGATTTTATAACCTTTCTTCAGCAGCTCAGCTGCGACATATTCGGCGAATTGAATTTGCGGGTCCATATCGATCACGGCCAGTAGTTGATATTGTTGAGGTTGAAAATCCTTTGACCAAACCAGATCTTTTTGAACAGAGGCCGTCACACACCCCCCAAGAATAAAAATGCAGGGAATGATAAAAAAAGAAACGAATTTGGCTTTCATATTTTCTCTCCTGCGGGACTCAAAGCAGAGAAATGACAGGATGGAGGGACTTCGCTCCGGCGGGATCCGCAAAGGTCCCGAGGTCTTTCGTCCTCGATGAAGGCTGAGGTGGATCTCACCCTTCATTTTCCCCGCCCATAGCGATTTTTGTGGTCGGGGCGACTGGATTTGAACCAGCGACCACCTGAACCCCATTCAGGTACGCTACCAGACTGCGCTACGCCCCGATTTTTATTTTTTCATATCATTTTTACGTTGGGCTGTCAACTCTCCTTTTGCTTAGAAGGCCCCGCAAGTCTTCCAGATCCCTGCGAACATGCAAGAGGGCGTCATGGTATTTTTTTTCGGGAAACTCAAGTTCCAATTGTTTATCTCGTCCAGCCTTCATCTTTTGCAATTTCTTCTTGGCCCCAGCAATGGTAAATTTTTCTTCATATAGAAGTTTTTTGATTTCTAAGATCAGCTCCAGGTCCTTCCTGCGGTATAAACGTTGTTTCGAGTGCGTGCGCCCGGGAGTAACAATCTTGAATTCCGATTCCCAGTAGCGCAGAACATAGGATTCAACACCTGTGATTTGGCTGACCTCACCGATTTTATAGTAAAGTTTCTCGGGGATCGAAAAGTTTATTTTTTTTTCCATGGCCTTCGATCACCCTGAAGGCAGCAGAACCCAAAGCCG
This window of the Deltaproteobacteria bacterium genome carries:
- a CDS encoding MerR family transcriptional regulator codes for the protein MEKKINFSIPEKLYYKIGEVSQITGVESYVLRYWESEFKIVTPGRTHSKQRLYRRKDLELILEIKKLLYEEKFTIAGAKKKLQKMKAGRDKQLELEFPEKKYHDALLHVRRDLEDLRGLLSKRRVDSPT